The genome window ATTCGTTCTACCATCGAGAACTCACGAATGTAGTTTCTGAGTCTAATCAGTTCATCAAGACTTGTGACCTTGTCTTCTCTTTCACAGTCTTTTGACAATTTGAAGAGCTTATTGATATTTCCTCCAGTACCTACAGCTTTAATCGGTGTATTTTTAGGCAAGTACTCCTTAATCCATTCATCCATTTTTTCATAAACCTTCGTCTCGGCAGCTTTGTCCAAACGACGAACACCACCCATACGATAAGATTTACTAGCCAATTTTTTCTTCCCACGATAAAGATTCAACTCAGTACTCCCCCCTCCAACATCAATATGGATAAAGTTGTCTTCATCGTTTAAGTAAGGATCAATAGATAAGTTGATGATCTCAGCTTCCTTTTTCCCATCTATGATATTGATCATTAAACCTAATTGGTAATAAACTCTTTGGACAATGTCTTCTCCATTTTCAGCTTCTCGCATTGCTGATGTGGCATAAGCTCTGTAATCAGTTACCTCATACAAGTCCATCAAGTTTTGAAATGTATGCATCAATTTCACAAATTTCTCTTCAGTAGGTCTTGTTATCCTTCCTCTACTAAATACATCATTACCTAGTCGTAGCGGAAATCGAAGAAATTCAACTTTTTTGATACTTGAATCTTTTCCCTCTCCTAATACTTTGATGACTTGAAGACGAATGGCATTTGAACCGATATCAATAGAAGCTAGTCTCAATTTATTTTTATTTAGTTTTTCACCTCTGTACACCATACCTATACACCTCTTAATTAACCCATTTCTTCGGTGAGAGTTCTTCAACGAAAGATTTTGCCTAAAAAATGCGTAAAAAATACTTCTGCACACTCTCAACGGTTCTAGAAAAATATATATTTTGTACTTTTGAAGCAAGCCTTATTTCTGAAAATAATGCAGAGAATTGAGGAAATAATCTAAGTTTCCTCCCTTATATAACTTTGATCAGAAGATGGAAAGTAAAGATATTTATAAAGCCTTATTAGCAATGAAGGGGAGTTCGGAAGACTTTTCAGAATTCAACAAATTGACTGATTATCAAAAAAAACGATTACCAAATGTCAATTTCTGGAAGTATAAAAATGAGGAAACCCCAATCAATATTCCTGAAGACTTTGAAGAGTATTGGAGTGCTATTGAATCTAATATTTCTGAAGATCACGGAGAAGATGGTTAATCCATAAAATAGTTCTGTAAATCTTCAAAATGGATACTTAACTATAAAAAACAACCCCAAATTCTATTTAGAACTTGGGGTTGTATAGTGTTATATCAGCTGTATTAGTCAACTTGCAGTACAGACATGAAAGCTTCTTGCGTTACTTCCACTTTACCTACTTGACGCATACGTTTCTTACCTTTTTTCTGTTTTTCAAGAAGTTTACGTTTACGAGAAATATCACCACCGTAACATTTCGCGATTACGTTTTTACGAAGCGCTTTGATTGTTTCTCTAGCAATAATTTTTGTACCAATTGCAGCTTGAATTGGAATTTCAAATTGCTGTCTTGAAATAACGGCTCTCAACTTCTCACAAACTTTCTTACCTCTATCGTAAGCTTTATCTCTGTGAACAACTGCTGAGAATGCATCCACAGCTTCGTTATTCAATAGAATATCAAGTTTCACCAATTTAGATGCTCTGAAACCAATCAATTCATAATCCAAAGAAGCATATCCTTTAGAGATTGTTTTCAGCTTATCAAAGAAGTCAAATACGATTTCAGAAAGAGGAATTTCGAAGATCAATTCTACACGATCAGTAGTCAGATAAACTTGGTTCATCAACTCACCGCGCTTCTCCATACATAGTCCAATCACTGGTCCTACGTAATCTGCCTTCGTAATGATATTTGCTTTGATATATGGCTCTTCAATTCTATCCAAGAAGTTTGGATCTGGAAGGTCTGATGGCGCATTTACAATTACTTTCTCTTCATCCTTTTTCAAGTATGCATGATACTCTACCGAAGGTGCTGTAGTAATTACTGTCATATCAAACTCACGCTCCAAGCGCTCTTGTACAATTTCCAAGTGAAGCATTCCTAAGAATCCACAACGGAAACCAAAACCAAGTGCGGCAGAAGTCTCAGGCTCCCAAACCAATGAAGCATCGTTCAACTGAAGCTTTTCCATTGAAGCTCTCAACTCTTCAAATTCGGTTGTGTCTACAGGATAAATACCCGCGAATACCATTGGTTTCACATCTTCAAAACCTTGAATAATATCTTTACAAGGATTGTCTTTATGTGTAATGG of Sediminitomix flava contains these proteins:
- the lepA gene encoding translation elongation factor 4, with the translated sequence MKNIRNFCIIAHIDHGKSTLADRLLEKTQTVTQREMQSQLLDNMDLERERGITIKSHAIQMNYKYNNEEFTLNLIDTPGHVDFSYEVSRSIAACEGALLVVDASQGIEAQTISNLYLAMEQDLEIIPVMNKIDLPHARPEEVADEIMDMIGCDREDIIEASAKAGIGIENILEAIVERIPSPEGDPEKPLQALIFDSVYNPFRGVEVYFRVINGEIKKGDLVQFVNTGKTYNADEIGVLRLTQEPRKSISAGNVGYLISGIKEAKEVKVGDTITHKDNPCKDIIQGFEDVKPMVFAGIYPVDTTEFEELRASMEKLQLNDASLVWEPETSAALGFGFRCGFLGMLHLEIVQERLEREFDMTVITTAPSVEYHAYLKKDEEKVIVNAPSDLPDPNFLDRIEEPYIKANIITKADYVGPVIGLCMEKRGELMNQVYLTTDRVELIFEIPLSEIVFDFFDKLKTISKGYASLDYELIGFRASKLVKLDILLNNEAVDAFSAVVHRDKAYDRGKKVCEKLRAVISRQQFEIPIQAAIGTKIIARETIKALRKNVIAKCYGGDISRKRKLLEKQKKGKKRMRQVGKVEVTQEAFMSVLQVD
- a CDS encoding Ppx/GppA phosphatase family protein; translation: MVYRGEKLNKNKLRLASIDIGSNAIRLQVIKVLGEGKDSSIKKVEFLRFPLRLGNDVFSRGRITRPTEEKFVKLMHTFQNLMDLYEVTDYRAYATSAMREAENGEDIVQRVYYQLGLMINIIDGKKEAEIINLSIDPYLNDEDNFIHIDVGGGSTELNLYRGKKKLASKSYRMGGVRRLDKAAETKVYEKMDEWIKEYLPKNTPIKAVGTGGNINKLFKLSKDCEREDKVTSLDELIRLRNYIREFSMVERINTLRLNKDRADVIIPASRIYTTVMELSGAEEIIVPSVGLKDGIILEMLEDMENAQKFADSE